CCGCCGACGATCAGGGCACGCTTACCGTCGAGCAGCCCATTACCCCGGTAATGTCGCATCTCGTCACGAGGTGTCGGCCGCATCTCATCGGTGCGGCCCGGCGGTTGCTGCTGTTGTGCGGGGACACTCTCCGGCTGCTCCACCGCTACCTCCCGGCACTGTTGAACCGTCTCGTGAACAGGTATTTCCCGCTGTCGGAACCGTGAAACCACGACGGAAAGACGGTTTCGCCACCGCTCCGCCTGCCAGCGGCCCGGACGCCGTTTTTCGGCGCGAGTGCTCGATCAGGGGCGAGTGCCCCTCCCGGAAAGCGTTTCGCGAGTACGGACGAACCACATCGCGCCGCTCCGACTCCCTCCCCCGTGGCCCCCTGACCGTTGGCCGTTTTGGAGATCACCGGGCACTTTGAGCGCGTGGAACCGTCGAGCGAACCGTGGGCACGAATTCGCCGGCGGTATGCCACGTGCTTTTCCGGCGGAGGTGGAATGTCCCGGTTCACCGCCGGACGCACAGCCATCTGTGGGCCCAGGCATTGTTCATATAACCCTTGGGGTTCCAGAGCTGGATGGGAGCTTCCGGCTGCACGGTGGCACTGGTGTCCCAGGCACGGGCACTGATCGGGACCTGTCCGGGTGGCAGATCGAGCGTCAGATGCCAGTGACGCCATGCCCAGGGGGAAGCCTGTTTCTCCATTGTCGCCTGAGTCCAGTTCCGGCCTTCGTCTGTGGAGACGTCCACCCTGGCGAGCCCGTGGGCCTCTCCCGCCAGGGCGTAGCCGCGAATCGTTTTCGGCCCCGCGCGGGGAATCTCGTCCTCGGACGGGACGAGGACATCGGAATTGACCGCGAGCGGACCCAGCGAAAAACCCATCTCGTGCCCGGGAATGCCCGGATCGGCTTCGGCAGGAAGCAGTCGGTATGCGGTGGTTTGGAAGAAATTGTCCGAAGGACGCGGCATCACGGTGATGCGATCCACCCACTTGACGCTGCGGGCACCGATGTAACCAGGCACCACCACCCGAAGCGGAGCGCCGTGCACGGCGGGCAGTGGCTCTCCGTTCATCTCCCAGACCAGCAACACTTCATCCCCGTGCGCCTTGGACATCGGCACCGACCCGCCGAAACGCTGCGGTGGCGACGCGATATGCGAAACGTCGCGTGCCTCGAACTCGACGTGTTCGGCGTGGGCCGTCGGCCCGGCGGCGGCCAGTACGTCCCGGAGTCGTACGCCTGTCCACGTGGCGGTGGAGACCGCACCGGCTCCCCACGGGAGTTCGCCCGGGATGTCGCGCACCCGCATCAGCCCATCGCGTCGGTTACCCGCGCACTGGATGGTGGCCACCGTCTCGCGCACGGGAAAACGTGAGCGAAGCTCGGACAACGAGAGTTCCAGCGAGTGCTCCACCTCGCCCCGCACCCGCAAGCGCCATTCCCGAGGCTCGGTTTCCGGGATCGGACCGTGATTGCGCACGAAGAACGTGCTGGTGTCGGTAACGATGCTCGCCGCGAGCGCCGCACGCGGTGGTTCTACGTTGAACGGTTCCACCGCGTGTACGATCATGTCTTCACGTTTTCCCCAGAGCATTCACGATCACCTCTTCCCGTGTGCACCGCGAGCCGCCGAGCGCGGCGTGCCGGGTGTGAGAAGCCGAGGACGGCGTCCCTCTACCTTGCGGGGCCGAGCCGACCGGGGTGAGTGCCGTGCCGCCAAAAGGGAAACGTTGTGCGCGGGGAGGAACTCGTGCGCGGGCACCGGGAAGCACGAGATGCACAGGCACCGGGAAGCACGAGCCCGGGCCTGCCCGCGCTTCGGGAACAGAAGGCACGACGGGGACGAACACGCACACCACCGGGTGTGGCACGGGCGAGCGAGTCCACTGGCCGCCACGGCCGCGTTCCGGCCGAGTCCGCTCTTTCGCTCCGGGAACCGTCAACGCCCCGCGGCTCGTAGCGCGGGCAGCAGCTCTTCCCTGGCGAAGGCGAAAAAGCCCGCCGGATCGTTGTCCATCCCGATCTGCACCAGCGCCACATCGGTAAACCCCGCCTGCCGGAAGGACGAAACCGCCTCCACGATCGGCCCCACTTCCGGGCCGCACGGGATCGCCGAGGCCACGTCCTCGGGACGGACGTACTTGGTCGCCGCGGCGAACGAATCCGGCACGGGCAGCTCGGAATTAACCTTCCAACCACCGGCGAACCAGCTGAACTGCTCGTGCGCCCGCTCCACTGCCGCATCCCGATCCGGGCCCCAGCAGATCGGCAACTGCCCGATCTTGCGGTCGCCGGTCGTGTCCGAGGCACGATCCCAGTCCTCACACAGCCCCGACTCAGGAGTAACCGCGATCATGGCATCGGAGGCCGCGGCGAACCGACGCACCGATTGTGGCCCCGACACAGCCGTGCCGATGGGCACCTTCCGCTCGGGCAGGTCCCAGAGCTTGGCCGAGTCCACCCGGTAATGATGTCCGACGTAGTCCACGCTGCCGCCCTCGAACAACGCGGAAATGATCCCCACGGCCTCGGAAAGCATCTCGTGCCGCACGTTCACCGGCGGCCAGCCGTGACCGATCACGTGCTCGTTGAGATTCTCACCCGCACCGACGCCGAGCAGAAAGCGATCCCGGGACAGCAGACCGAGCGTCGCCGCCTTCTGCGCCACCACCGCCGGGTGATAACGCATGATCGGAGCCGTCACATAGGTCATCAACTCGATGCCACTGGTCACCTGAGCCACCGCCCCCAGCACACTCCACGCGTACGGGGCGTGACCTTGCGGACGCAACCAGGGGAAGTAGTGGTCGCTCATCACCGCGAAGTCGAACCCGGTACGTTCGGCCGAGGCCGCGTGCTCGACGAGGGAACGTGGTCCGGACTGCTCGGTCAGGAGCGTGTACCCGATACCCGTCATTTCGTCACCCCCGAGCCGAACGCACGAGCGCGGGACGAGATCCGCGTCCCGGTTTCGGGGCTCCCCGAGATCGATATCGTGCGGCGGCCCGCGGCAGGACTCCTTCGCCGGCGGGTAGTGCACGGTTTTCGGCAACCGTGTCGCGTTCTTCGGGAGCCGGAGGAGTCGGCTCGTCCAACGTCTCCCGGCCGAACGTCACGCGGTGTTCGGTGCCCGGCCCCGCCTCGGGCACCTCTGCCGCGTAACGACGCTCTCGCCGCCACATAACCCCGGCATCCCCGCTCATCATGACCTCCGTGTGCCGAATCGATCCCCCGCGCGAAACACCGATCCGTTCCTCTCGGGAAAACACTTCCTGCTCGGTGCGGTACCCGGGAATCGGATAAACGACACACCGGCACACCCCCGTTCTCGTTCATCCGAGGAACGAAACCGTTCGGAATGATCCTCGTTTCCGACTCCGAGAACCGAGGGCCACCGCGAGCTGTGGTTCCGCGCGGGGCTCGACGATCATTACGGACGATTACCGGAGTGGGAATGCTCCGTCCACCATCGGAACGATCCTCGGACAGTTCCGAGAGACGACGGGCGTTTACGTTCCTGCCGCGCGGGGGATGTAAAGCGGCAACGTCATCGGCTCACACGGGGGTGCCCAGTGTTGCGGATCGCGCGACCGACCACGTCCGAGGGAACCTCGAGCGGGTGGGGCGACGTTTTCGCGGCGCTGCGCGGGGCGCTGGAGGCCGGGGAGCTGGAGGTTCCGCTGCCCGGCGGCGGTGACACGGCCCACCGCTGGTCCGTGCTGTGCCGTTACGGGCGTGCCGACCTGGCGCTGGGACGTCTGGTGGAGGGCCACGCCGACGCCGTGGCGATCCTGCACGAGTCCGGTGCCAAGCCGGATCCGGGGGCGTTGTACGGGGTTTGGGCGTCTCGCGCTTCCGGCAAGGGCGCCGTGCTGACCGACAGGCCGGACAGTGTGCCGGTGCTCACTGGCACGATCCCGTTCTGCTCCGGAGCGGGGCAGCTGGACAGGGCGCTGGTCGTGGCACGGCCGGACGGCGCCGCCGGCGCGGCGGACGATGTCGTCATCAAGATCGCGCTGCCGGATGCGCGGATTCGGCCGCTGCCCGAGACCTGGCACGCAGCCGGGATGGCCGACTCGCGTACCTGGGACGTGGAGCTGCACGAAGTTCCCGTGCGGGAGGAGGACCGCGTGGGCCCGCCCGGCTTCTACACCGGGCGACCGGGCTTCCGGCTCGGGGCGATGGGGGTGGCGGCGGTGTGGCTCGGCGGCACGGCGGGTGTCGTGGACCGGGTCGCGGAGCACTTGGCCGCACGTACTCCCGACGAGCACCAGCTCGCGCATCTGGCGGCGATGCACGTGGCGGTGGAGGCGGCGGACAGCACGCTGGCGACAGCGGCCGAGACAGTGGACGCCTCCGGAACCGGGACGGACCGAGCGGTCACCGCTGGAACATGCCGCTCGGCGGCGGAACGCGCCGCGTGCGAGGTGCTGGCACGGGCGCCCCGAGTGACCGGGCCCGGACCGTTGAGCCGCGATGCCGCGTTCACCAGGCGGCTGGCCGATCTGGAGGTCTACGTGCGACAGCACCACGCCGAGCGCGAACTGGCCGATCTCGGTAGAAGCATCCTGTTGGCACGGGCGGGTGAGCGTGCGACGTGAGTACCTACGACCCGCGCCCGATGACCTCGGAATCCGAGTGGATGCGCACCGTCTCGGACCTGCCGCCCGGGATACCGGAGCTGGGTAACCGAGTCGTCGTGGTGGCAGCGCACCCCGACGACGAGTGCCTCGCTCTGGGCGGAGTGCTCCAGGAGCTGCGGAGACTGCCCGGCGAGCTCCGGATCGTCGTGGCCACTGACGGCGAGGCCGCTTACCCGGGGCTGAACGCGACCGACCGCGCGGAGCTGGCACGAACCCGGCGCCGCGAACTGCACGCGGCGCTGCGCGTGCACGGGCTGCCCGCCGTGCCGGTGACCTGGCTCGGCCTGCCGGATTCGGAACTGGTCTCGCACGAAGCAACGCTGGCTGACCAGCTCCGAGCGTTGCTCACCGGCGCCACGGCGACCGTCGCGCCGTGGCCGCTGGACCCGCACCCGGACCACCAGGCGGCGGGGCGGGCCACGGCGAGGACGAGGCCGCCTGAAAGCCGGATGTGGTCGTATCCGATCTGGATGTGGCACTGGATGCGCCCGAACGAGGAGGTGATCCCGTGGCGACGTGCCGTGCTGCACCGGCTCTCCCCCGCACAGCAGGCCAGCAAGAACGCCGCGCTGGAAGAGTTCGTCTCCCAGCGCGTCCCGCCGCCCGGCGTCGGCGGCGCCGTGCTTCCACCGGAGGCGCTGGCCCACTTCGGACGCGGCGTCGAGGTGCTGTTTCAGGAGCATCCGTGAGCACGCCGTCCAGTCGCTTCGAACAGCTCTACCAGGGCGACCCGGACCCGTGGCGGACGGCGAGCTCCTGGTACGAGTGGCGCAAACGCGCCGTGGCGCTGGCGTGCCTGCCCAGACCGCGCTACGCCTCGGCGATCGAGCCGGCCTGCGGCACGGGCGAACTCACCGCCGCGCTCGCCGGGCGCTGCGGTCGGCTCGCCGCCTCCGACGCCTCGAGAACCGCGACCGCGCGCGCCCGCCACCGGGTCGCGGACCAGGACCACGTCGAGGTGCGCCGCAGGCGGCTGCCCGACCAGTTCCCGTCCGAGTGCGACTCGGCGGAACTGGTCGTGCTCAGCGAGGTCCTCTACTACCTTGCCGAGGACGATGCCGCCGCCGTCCTCGCCGCCTCGGTGCGAGCGCTGCGTCCCGCCGGGGATCTCCTGGCGGTGCACTGGCGGCCACAGGCTCCTGACGCGCCGTCCAACGGCGACAGCGCTCATCAGCGGCTTCGGGACCACCCCGACCTCGACGTGCTCGTTCGTCACACCGAACCGGACTTCCTCATCGACGTGCTGAGGCGAGCGTGACGCGGCGCATCGAGGCGGTCACCATCGTGGTTCCCGCCCACGACGAGCAGGCACTGCTGCCGGGATGCCTGCACAGCCTCGCGGCTGCGCTGCGGTGTCTCAGCACGGAGGTCGGTGTCGTGCGCACCTGCGTGTGTGTGGTGGCCGACCGGTGCAGCGACACCACCGCGCGGCTGGCGCTGTCCTTCGCGGACCGTTTCGACCGCTTCGAGGTGCTGACCAACTCGGTTCCCTGCGGGCTCGGCGAGCTGCGCAACCGAGGTACCGCACACGCCCTACAGGCTCTGCGGTCGCCGGCTCCGGAGCGGACCTGGATCCTGCACACCGACGCCGACACCGTCGTCCCCACCCGATGGGCGGTCCAGCACGTCCGCTACGCCCGGAGTGGGGTGCACGCGGTGGCAGGTCGGGCGGTCATCCGCTGGTGGAGCGGGTCGGCCGTACGGGCACGGCCGAGTTACGAAGCGCTGGTCGCGGAAAAGATCACGGTCGATCAGCACCGCCACGTCTACGGCGCCAACCTCGGCGTACGCGCCGACGCGTTCGTCGAGGCCGACGGGTTTCCGCCCCTCTACACCGGCGAGGACCACGGGTTGTGGTCGCGGTTGCGGCGGGCAGGCCGGATCACGCGGCAACCCAACGAGTGCCCGGTACTGACCAGCGGTCGCACCAGGGGACGCGCCCCCGGTGGCCTGGCGACACTGCTGCACGAGCTGTCGCTGCGCTCCGGCACGACCGTCGAGTTTGGTC
This portion of the Actinopolyspora lacussalsi genome encodes:
- a CDS encoding sulfite oxidase (product_source=KO:K00387; cath_funfam=2.60.40.650,3.90.420.10; cog=COG2041; ko=KO:K00387; pfam=PF00174,PF03404; superfamily=56524,81296), translating into MIVHAVEPFNVEPPRAALAASIVTDTSTFFVRNHGPIPETEPREWRLRVRGEVEHSLELSLSELRSRFPVRETVATIQCAGNRRDGLMRVRDIPGELPWGAGAVSTATWTGVRLRDVLAAAGPTAHAEHVEFEARDVSHIASPPQRFGGSVPMSKAHGDEVLLVWEMNGEPLPAVHGAPLRVVVPGYIGARSVKWVDRITVMPRPSDNFFQTTAYRLLPAEADPGIPGHEMGFSLGPLAVNSDVLVPSEDEIPRAGPKTIRGYALAGEAHGLARVDVSTDEGRNWTQATMEKQASPWAWRHWHLTLDLPPGQVPISARAWDTSATVQPEAPIQLWNPKGYMNNAWAHRWLCVRR
- a CDS encoding G6PDH family F420-dependent oxidoreductase (product_source=TIGR03557; cog=COG2141; pfam=PF00296; superfamily=51679; tigrfam=TIGR03557), whose product is MTGIGYTLLTEQSGPRSLVEHAASAERTGFDFAVMSDHYFPWLRPQGHAPYAWSVLGAVAQVTSGIELMTYVTAPIMRYHPAVVAQKAATLGLLSRDRFLLGVGAGENLNEHVIGHGWPPVNVRHEMLSEAVGIISALFEGGSVDYVGHHYRVDSAKLWDLPERKVPIGTAVSGPQSVRRFAAASDAMIAVTPESGLCEDWDRASDTTGDRKIGQLPICWGPDRDAAVERAHEQFSWFAGGWKVNSELPVPDSFAAATKYVRPEDVASAIPCGPEVGPIVEAVSSFRQAGFTDVALVQIGMDNDPAGFFAFAREELLPALRAAGR
- a CDS encoding hypothetical protein (product_source=Hypo-rule applied) — encoded protein: MSGDAGVMWRRERRYAAEVPEAGPGTEHRVTFGRETLDEPTPPAPEERDTVAENRALPAGEGVLPRAAARYRSRGAPKPGRGSRPALVRSARG
- a CDS encoding alkylation response protein AidB-like acyl-CoA dehydrogenase (product_source=COG1960; cath_funfam=1.20.140.10,2.40.110.10; cog=COG1960; pfam=PF00441; superfamily=47203,56645); translated protein: MRIARPTTSEGTSSGWGDVFAALRGALEAGELEVPLPGGGDTAHRWSVLCRYGRADLALGRLVEGHADAVAILHESGAKPDPGALYGVWASRASGKGAVLTDRPDSVPVLTGTIPFCSGAGQLDRALVVARPDGAAGAADDVVIKIALPDARIRPLPETWHAAGMADSRTWDVELHEVPVREEDRVGPPGFYTGRPGFRLGAMGVAAVWLGGTAGVVDRVAEHLAARTPDEHQLAHLAAMHVAVEAADSTLATAAETVDASGTGTDRAVTAGTCRSAAERAACEVLARAPRVTGPGPLSRDAAFTRRLADLEVYVRQHHAERELADLGRSILLARAGERAT
- a CDS encoding LmbE family N-acetylglucosaminyl deacetylase (product_source=COG2120; cog=COG2120; pfam=PF02585; superfamily=102588); this translates as MSTYDPRPMTSESEWMRTVSDLPPGIPELGNRVVVVAAHPDDECLALGGVLQELRRLPGELRIVVATDGEAAYPGLNATDRAELARTRRRELHAALRVHGLPAVPVTWLGLPDSELVSHEATLADQLRALLTGATATVAPWPLDPHPDHQAAGRATARTRPPESRMWSYPIWMWHWMRPNEEVIPWRRAVLHRLSPAQQASKNAALEEFVSQRVPPPGVGGAVLPPEALAHFGRGVEVLFQEHP
- a CDS encoding SAM-dependent methyltransferase (product_source=COG0500; cath_funfam=3.40.50.150; cog=COG0500; pfam=PF05401; superfamily=53335), with product MSTPSSRFEQLYQGDPDPWRTASSWYEWRKRAVALACLPRPRYASAIEPACGTGELTAALAGRCGRLAASDASRTATARARHRVADQDHVEVRRRRLPDQFPSECDSAELVVLSEVLYYLAEDDAAAVLAASVRALRPAGDLLAVHWRPQAPDAPSNGDSAHQRLRDHPDLDVLVRHTEPDFLIDVLRRA
- a CDS encoding glycosyltransferase involved in cell wall biosynthesis (product_source=COG0463; cath_funfam=3.90.550.10; cog=COG0463; pfam=PF13641; superfamily=53448), producing the protein MTRRIEAVTIVVPAHDEQALLPGCLHSLAAALRCLSTEVGVVRTCVCVVADRCSDTTARLALSFADRFDRFEVLTNSVPCGLGELRNRGTAHALQALRSPAPERTWILHTDADTVVPTRWAVQHVRYARSGVHAVAGRAVIRWWSGSAVRARPSYEALVAEKITVDQHRHVYGANLGVRADAFVEADGFPPLYTGEDHGLWSRLRRAGRITRQPNECPVLTSGRTRGRAPGGLATLLHELSLRSGTTVEFGRPWDG